The genomic region GGTCATGAGCCCATCCATGCCGGGCATCCGCAGATCCAAAATGGTGACTCGTGGTCCGTGTTCACGAAAAAGGGCCAGCCCCTCTATGCCGTTGGTCGCCGTATGGACTTCATACCCGTGACGGGCAAAGACAGCCTGAAGGAGATCACAGTTCATACGATCGTCGTCGATGATCAGAAGCTTGACCATGTGCCGGGCCCCTCAGCAAGTGTAGAGCGACTGCTACCTATACGAGCGTACCATCAGCCTGTGACGTCCAAAAGCAAATGATGGAATCTGGGCGGGCTACTGAGGCGTGCCGATAAGCGCATCCACAAAGGGCTCCGGGTGGAAATCCTGAAGGTCCTCCGCCGACTCACCGACTCCGATCAGCCGAACCGGCAACTTCAGTTCGTCGGCGATGGCGACGACGATTCCCCCGCGAGCCGTGCCGTCTAATTTGGTTAACACAAGGCCGGTGATTCCGACTGCCTGATTGAACTGGCGGGCCTGGACAAGAGCATTCTGCCCAACCGTCGCATCGATCACTAACAGCACCTCCTGGGGGGCTTCCGGCATGCCCTGTTTCAATACACGGCTGATCTTCCTCAGCTCATCCATGAGATTCGATTTCGTATGAAGACGGCCGGCGGTGTCGATCAGAACGACATCTGCATTGCGTGCCTTAGCGGCCATCAAACCATCGAATGCCACGGCCGCCGGGTCCGCACCGTGACGATGACTGACGAACTCGGCGCCGATGCGGTCTGACCAGACCTTCAGCTGATCGATAGCGGCAGCGCGAAACGTATCGGCCGCGACCAGAACAGGTTTCAAGCCTCCATTGACGAGCCGTTGCGCGATCTTGGCCAGTGTCGTGGTCTTGCCTACTCCATTCACGCCCACGGCTAAAATGACGAATGGCTTGCTTCCCCGGGTAATGAGATCGTCGAGCGTGGGACCTGTCGCAGGAGCGAGTGCCTGCAGCAAGGTCTGCTTCAAGACGGTCTGAACCGTGTGGCTTTGGGACGCGTTCGTGCCGAGAAGTCCCTGCCTGAGATGATCCATGGTGCGGGTCACGACCGGCGAGCCCAGATCAGAAAGGATTAATGCCGTCTCCAACTCTTCAAGCAATGCCGGATCTGCCGACCGCCTCAAGAGCTTGTCCAGTGAACCGCGAACAGCCGAGCGGGTACGAGTTAGTCCTTTATTGAGTCGTTGAATCCATCCCATAGGTCACTCTCAGCGCTTGCTTGCCAATTTGATGAAAGAGGGGAACACGCCCACTTGCTGCAGAAGAATGCGTTCCCGCCAGCGCATGCGCCTCGCTTCTTTCTCACTCGCTTCGTGATCATATCCGCACAGGTGCAGAATCCCGTGAATGAGCAAAACGGCCATTTCCTCCCCCAGAGATCTGCTTGCTGCACGTGCCTGTCGAATCGCGGTCGGCATGGCAATGACCACATCGCCGAGCGGTGAGGCATTCATGCGCATACGAATGGGAAGATGGGCGTCCCTGAACGCAAATGCCAGTACGTCCGTGGTTCTGTCTTTATGCCGGTACTGGCGATTCAATCGGCGCATCCTTTGATCGCCGACGAATGTCACGCTCATGTCAGAATCCTGCTCGCCCACGGCCGATAAAATTGCCAAGGCGAATTTCACGACCGAGACTGGATTCACCTTTGGGATCCGAGTTCGGATTTCCACGAACACGGACATTAATGCGGTTGTCCCACTGAGGACTTGGGAGAAGGTTGAGTCGTAGGGGGTGGCGACGATCTCGGGTGGGAGGAAGGAGGAGGTCGCCGGCCTTGAGGCGAGGCCGTCGGGTCCTGAATCCCTTCCTGATGCTGGTGCTGATCGTAGGCCTTGATGATATCCTGCACGAGCTTGTGCCTGACGACGTCCCTTTCGTCGAAATAAATGAATCGAATGCCCTCGACCTCGCTAAGAATATCGCGGACCTCAATGAGTCCAGAGACCCGTTCAGGCGGTAAATCTATCTGGGTAATATCTCCCGTTACGACCGCTTTAGAGCTGAACCCAAGCCGAGTCAGGAACATCTTCATCTGTTCGGCGGTTGCATTCTGGGCCTCGTCGAGAATGACGAAGGAGTCATTCAGCGTACGACCTCGCATGAATGCCAAGGGCGCGATCTCAATGTCGCCTCGCTCGATCGCTCTCGTCGCTCGTTCCATATCCATCATATCGAACAACGCGTCGTAGAGTGGTCGCAAGTATGGATTAACCTTCGCATACATGTCTCCGGGAAGAAAGCCGAGCTTCTCGCCGGCCTCCACCGCAGGCCGTGCCAAGATGATCCGGCTGACCTGACGCTTCATCAACGCACTCACGGCCATGGCCATCGCCAGGTACGTCTTGCCTGTGCCGGCCGGTCCGATTCCGATCACAATGTCGTGAGTTTCGATCGCTTCGATGTAAGACTTTTGAGTTGGAGTCTTTGGAGCAACAAAGCGCTTTTTCGTGACAATGGTCGTGGCTGTAGACAAGAGCTCTTTGAGTGGAGCGTCGGGGCTTTGCTTCAGCGCAGAGAGCGCATGCGCAATGTCCTCGGGCTGAAGAACCATGCCCTCGCTTGCGAGGGCTGCAAGCTCAGTCAGAACTCGCTCGGCGTGGCGGGTGGCATCTGGAGATCCATCAACCGTGAGTTCCTCACCGCGCGCCGAAAGGCGCACGCCGAGGTCATCTTCGATCAGCTTGAGGTGTCGGTCATGGTGACCGAACAGGACAGCGGTATTGGTGCCTTCTCGCAGCTTAAGTTTTTTCACACAATGGACTAGGGTAGAAACATTCGTATTTTGATTCTAGCAGAGTGCCGAGGGAGGTGACAACCAGCCACACCTGG from Nitrospira japonica harbors:
- the ftsY gene encoding signal recognition particle-docking protein FtsY, with protein sequence MGWIQRLNKGLTRTRSAVRGSLDKLLRRSADPALLEELETALILSDLGSPVVTRTMDHLRQGLLGTNASQSHTVQTVLKQTLLQALAPATGPTLDDLITRGSKPFVILAVGVNGVGKTTTLAKIAQRLVNGGLKPVLVAADTFRAAAIDQLKVWSDRIGAEFVSHRHGADPAAVAFDGLMAAKARNADVVLIDTAGRLHTKSNLMDELRKISRVLKQGMPEAPQEVLLVIDATVGQNALVQARQFNQAVGITGLVLTKLDGTARGGIVVAIADELKLPVRLIGVGESAEDLQDFHPEPFVDALIGTPQ
- a CDS encoding PhoH family protein, encoding MKKLKLREGTNTAVLFGHHDRHLKLIEDDLGVRLSARGEELTVDGSPDATRHAERVLTELAALASEGMVLQPEDIAHALSALKQSPDAPLKELLSTATTIVTKKRFVAPKTPTQKSYIEAIETHDIVIGIGPAGTGKTYLAMAMAVSALMKRQVSRIILARPAVEAGEKLGFLPGDMYAKVNPYLRPLYDALFDMMDMERATRAIERGDIEIAPLAFMRGRTLNDSFVILDEAQNATAEQMKMFLTRLGFSSKAVVTGDITQIDLPPERVSGLIEVRDILSEVEGIRFIYFDERDVVRHKLVQDIIKAYDQHQHQEGIQDPTASPQGRRPPPSSHPRSSPPPTTQPSPKSSVGQPH
- the ybeY gene encoding rRNA maturation RNase YbeY encodes the protein MKFALAILSAVGEQDSDMSVTFVGDQRMRRLNRQYRHKDRTTDVLAFAFRDAHLPIRMRMNASPLGDVVIAMPTAIRQARAASRSLGEEMAVLLIHGILHLCGYDHEASEKEARRMRWRERILLQQVGVFPSFIKLASKR